Below is a genomic region from Bradyrhizobium sp. 1(2017).
CTGGCCGGTGTGGGGGCGCGAGCGCATAGGCACGATGATCCGGCAGCAACGCGACCTCTACAAGTTCGCGCATGACCAGACCATCCGCCTGATGAACCACGGTCTCACCGCCGCCGAGATCGCCGAGACGATCCAGCTGCCGAAGAGCCTGGAGGCCGCCTGGCACGGCCGCGGCTATTACGGCCACATCCGGCATAATGTGAAGGCGATCTACCAGAAATATCTCGGCTGGTACGATGCCAACCCGGTCAATCTCGATCCGCTGCCGCCGGTGGAGTCAGGCAAGAAGTATGTCGAGTATATGGGCGGCGCGGACGCCATCCTTGAGCGGGCGCGGACGGATTTCGACAAGGGCGAGTTTCGCTTCGTTGCGCAAGCGCTCGGCCATCTCGTCTTCGCCGAGCCGGACAATCAGGCCGCGCGCAAATTGCTGGCGGATACGCTGGAGCAGCTCGGCTATGCCGCGGAGAGCGCGACCTGGCGCAATGCCTATCTGTTCGGTGCGCAGGAATTGCGCCAGGGCATGCCGAAAGTGCCGGCGCGCCCGCCGATGCCGCGCGAGACGCTCGCAGCATTGCGCACCTCCCAGCTCTGGGACGTGCTCGGTATCCGCCTCAATGGTCCGAAGGCGGAAGGCAAGCACATCGTCTTGAACTGGAGCTTCTCCGACACCGGCGAGACCTTTGTGCTCAACCTGGAGAACTCTGCGCTCACCTATAGCGAAGGCGTGCGGGCGGAGGGCGCCGATGCCAGCTTCGCGCTGGCACGGTCGACGCTAGACGAGGTCATCGCGAAGCTGACGAGCTTTCCGGAGGCCGTCGCCGCGGGGAAGGTCAAGATGTCGGGCAACCCGATGAAGCTCGCCGAGCTGATGGGGCTGATGGACGAATTCCCGAGGATGTTCGAGATCGTCGAGCCAAAGCGGGCGGGGGTGGTGTAGGGCGGCGCTTGCTTCTTCCCTTCTCCCCTTGCGGGAGAAGGTGGCGCGCTCTGTCCAGCGGATGGATGGGTAACACAATAGACCGGATGGATAGGTGACAGTCGTTCATGATTTGATCAGCTGCGGCGCTGCGCTAGCGCAGCGCCGCAGCTTGCGTGTTTGCTGGTCGATGATGCCGATCGGCACGTCGAAGAAGCGCACTTGCCAGGCTCCGTCCTCGGTTTCCTCGACAGCGACTGCTTCACCGCCGAGAGCGCTGCAGATGTGGATGAGGTCGCCACGCCATTTGATCTCGCCGTTGGAGCGAACCTGGCGAACCGCGGCTTCGGATGGATAATCAGGCTTGGGAAGCCGCCTTGGCATCTCACGGGGCGAAGGCTGATAGCAGCTGGCAGGCGGGCGCTGGCCAAGCGCTTCGTGCGGCCGCTCTTCATTGTAGTCGCGTGCAAATGCCGAGAACCGACGAGCCTGCGCCGCCCGGGTTGGCGGCGGTGGCCGCATGGCTTCCAGAAGCGTGAGGTGAAAGCGCTCGTGCCGGCCGTTCTGCTGCGGGTGGCCAGGATCGATCCGTTCATGACGGATACCAAGCTTGATCCACCATACCGACAGCGCCGTCAGGCCGGTGGTTCCGGTCGAGGCGAATGGCGAGCCGTTGTCGGAGCGGATGATCTGCGGCAAGCCGTACTCGCGAAACGCCCGCTCCAGCAGTGGTTGGCATTCGCCATATTGCGTGCTGCCCGTCGCCGCCAAACTAATCAAATAGCGGCTGAAGCCGTCGGTCACTGTGAAGGGTTCAACCCGAGAGCCGTCGCCCAGTCGAATCCAGCCCTTGTGATCGAGAGCCCATACATGGTTGGCATGCCGAGGTACCGTCAGCTGCCCCATGCGCGGCGGCGCTCGTCGCCGCACCCGGCGACTGCTGACCAATCCCGCCCGTTTAAGAATCTCGCCTGCCGTCGAGGCCGACGGCCAATCGACGTCCCCTTGCCGAGCCTCGAGCCTGCTCACGATCTTGCGCGGTCCCCAGCTCGGCCGCTCAAGCCGCAGCCCCACGATCGCATCCACGATGTGCCGTGGTGTCGCGCGCCCATGCACCCGCGCGGCGTGGGAGCGTTCCGCAAGCCCCCCAGGCCCCTCCAGCCGGTAGCGTTCCAACCATTTGTAACCGGTCTTGCGACTGATCTCGTAGCGGTCGCAAAGCTCCGTCATCGTCCACAATCCGCTTCGCTGATCCGCGATGAACTTAATCCGTTGGTCCATTGCGCAGCTCTCTCGCCAAGGCATCGGCTGTTCCTCCCAGCCGACAGAGAACTGTCACCTATCCATCCGGTCTATTGTGTTACCTATCTATCCGGTCTGGACATCTCGGAGCCCTCTCCCGCAAGGGGAGAGGGCACTGCGACTGGCAACGGCGTGGAAGAGCTACTCCGCGCTGCTCACCAGCTTGATCCGCGGCGCTTGCGCCTCGGTCAGGCTGCGATAGGCCGCCAGATAGTCCAGGGCCATGCGCCGCGCTGTGAAGCGCGTCTCGAACTGCTTGCGGATCGCGGTGCGGTCGAGTTGCGAAAGGCGGTTCACCACCCCGGCGGCGCTGATGATGTCCTCGACCACGAATCCGGTGAGGCCCTCGTCGATGATCTCCGGCACCGAGCCGCGGTTGAAAGCGACGACCGGCGTTCCGCAGGCCATGGCTTCGATCATCACAAGGCCGAACGGCTCCGGCCAGTCGATCGGCAACAGAAGCCCGAGCGCGCCGCTCAGGAAGTCCGACTTCTCGTGATCGCCGATCTCGCCGATGAAGTCGATCAGCGGATTGTTCTCGATCATCGGCCGGATCAGTTCGTCATAGTAATCCTGGTCGGCGCGATCGACCTTGGCCGCAATCTTTAGCGGAATACCGCAATGAGTCGCGATCTTGATGGCGCGGTCGACGCCCTTCTCGGGCGCGATGCGGCCGAGCACGGCGAGATATTCCTGTTTCGCCGGCTTCGGCGTCAGCAGGTTCTCCGGAAGACCGTGATGGATCGTCGTCACCCAATTCGCCTGCGGCACCGGCCGGCGCTGCGCATTCGAGATCGAGATGACAGGCATCTTTGAGAAGGTGTTGAAGACCGGCTGATGCTCCGGCAGGTCGAGCCGGCCATGCAGCGTGGTCACGAATGGCGTCGGCTGCCGGTGGAACAGCGACCACGGATAATAATCGAGATGGAAGTGGAGGAAGTCGAACTCCTCGTCGTCACATTTTTGCCGCACCCGCTCCAGCAGCACCATGTGCAGTGCATTGGGATCGCGCACGGAACCGTCGAGACGGAGCGCCCGTGGCCACAGCGCATCCAGCTTGGCCGAGGTGTGGGAATCGCCGCTGGCGAATAATGTCACATCGTGCCCGAGGGCCACCAACTCTTCCGTCAACCAATGCACCACCCGCTCGGTGCCGCCATACAGCTTGGGTGGAACAGCCTCCGTCAACGGAGCTACCTGCGCGATGCGCATCTCACCATCTCCTTTGTGCGATCATGAACGTAAAAAGCCCCCGCCAGTACGGCACCGGCATGCCAGACAGGGGAACGTTCCCGCACTTGCGAAGTTCCTTCTCCTGAACGTTACATCTTCGACACGTCCGCGGACCGTCTCGATGCTGCCACTACATCTTCTCAGATCGTCCGCATCCGCATGTCGTGATCGCCCGGCCCGGGAACCGAGGCGAAGAGGTCGATGTTCAGTCGATCAGTAACAAAATGAAAATCAGCATAACGGGGCGATAGCCATATGGATCATCTTTCTGGATACGCGCGCAGGCCATTTGCCTTTGTCTTGCGCTATCTTCGGATGCGAATGGCGTCGCATCTGGTGATCCTAGCTGCGGTCGTTGGAGCGGTTGCCTGTTCCGTGGGCACGCAATATGGCGTCAAATCCCTCGTCGATGCCTTGTCCGCGGGACCTTCGCAAGGCGGCGGCGTATGGCTGGCATTCATTCTGCTCATGTCGCTGATCGCCGCCGACAATTTCCTGTGGCGGATCGCAAGCTGGACAGCGAGCTTCACCTTTGTTCGGGTCACGGGTGATTTACGCCGTGACATATTTCGTCATCTGACCGGGCACGCGCCGAGCTATTTCTCCGACCGCATGCCGGGCATGCTGACGAGCCGTATCACCGCCACCTCGAACGCGGTGTTCACGGTCGAGAACATGTTCGTCTGGAATGTGTTGCCGCCGTGCATCGCCACAGTTGCGGCAATCGCGCTGATTGGAACCGTCAGCCCGTATATGGCGCTCGGCCTGATCGTGATCGCCGGCGGCATGGTGGTTGCGATGTTCCACCTCGCCGCCGCCGGCAAGCCGCTGCATGACGATTTCGCCGACAAGGCCGCCGCGGTGGACGGCGAGATGATCGACGTCATCAGCAACATGCCGCTGGTCCGTGCCTTCTGCGGCATCGGCCACGAGCATGAGCGGTTCGACGCAACCGTGAACCGGGAGCTGACCGCGCGAAGCCGCAGCCTGCGTTATCTGGAAAAGCTGCGGCTATTGCATGCCGCGGTGACCGTGCTTTTGACGATCGCGCTGATGGCCTGGGCAATCACGCTCTGGCAGAAGGGCCAGGCGACCACCGGCGACGTCGTGCTGGTCTGTACGCTCGGCATCTCGATCCTGAGCGCCACGCGCGATCTCGCGGTGGCTCTGGTCGACGTCACCCAGCACGTCGCGCGGCTGACCGAGGCGATCGCCACGCTGCTGGTGCCGCACGATCTGCGCGATCACCCCGAGGCCGAGCCTCTCGTCAAGAGCGGCGCGGCAATCGCGTACAACAACGTCACCTTCGGCTATCCCGGCGGCGACAAGATCTTCGAGCGGTTCAGCCTTCGCCTGCAGCCCGGCCAGCGCGTCGGCCTGGTCGGCCAGTCCGGTGGCGGAAAGTCAACGTTGTTCACGCTGCTTCAGCGCTTCTACGACACCGACGTCGGCAGCATCACCATCGACGGCCAGGACATCTCCATGGTCACGCAGCAGAGTCTCCGCGAGGCGATCTCCGTCGTGCCGCAGGACATCTCCCTGTTTCATCGCTCCATACGCGAGAACATCCGTTACGGCCGCCCGAACGCGACCGACGACGAGGTGCTGCGTGCGGCGATCGCGGCGCGCTGCGATTTCATCGACGGCCTGCCCGAAGGCCTCGACACCATGGTTGGCGACCGCGGCGTGAAGATGTCGGGCGGCCAGCGCCAGCGGATCGCGATCGCGCGCGCCTTCCTCAAGGACGCGCCGATCCTGCTGCTGGACGAAGCCACCGCGGCGCTCGACAGCGAGTCCGAAGAGGCCATCCGCGAGGCGCTGTCGCGGCTGATGCGCGGCCGCACGGTGATCGCGATCGCGCATCGTCTGGCGACGCTGCGCAATTTCGACCGCGTAGTGGTGCTGAAGAATGGTAAGATCATCGAGGACGGCTCGCCTGATCGTTTGATGCAAGGCCACGGACCCTATCGTGAGCTGGTCACGCAGGAAATGAGCCGGCTCGCGCAAGCCGCCGCGTAAAGCCTCGAAGCATGATCCGGAAAGTGTGCGGCAGTTTTCCGAAAGAATCATGCTCATACAACAACCTGAAGCGCGATGACGATTTATCCTGATCTCATCGCGCTTTATAGTCGCGTTCGAGTCGGTCGCGTTTCGAAACAAGCGCAGGGGAGCTGCCCATGTCGGCCGAAGCCGTAACCCAGTTCATTGCCGTATCGCAGACGGTGGAGACCGTCGCGGAGCAGACGTTCTACATTCCGATGACGGGACCCGCCGCCCGGCCGCGGCGGTCGCTCAAGCACGACGACACATTCATCGTGCTCGACAGCCATGGCGACATCGGCGCGTCGGCGGGCGGGCCAGACGGCCTGTTTCACTACGACACGCGTTATCTCGCGCGGCTGGAGCTCGTGCTCGACGATCTGCAGCCGCTGCTGCTCGGCTCGAACCTGCGCGACGACAATTCGGCGTTGACGGTCGACCTCACCAATCCCGACATCTTCCGTCAGGGCCGCCTCGTGTTTCAGAAGGATCTGCTGCACATCGTGCGCACGATCTTCCTGTGGCGCGGCAGCGCCTATCAGCGCATCGGCGTGCAGAACCACGGCGACGCGCGTGCCAGCTTCGAGCTGACGCTGCTGTTCGACAACGACTTCGCCGATTTGTTCGAGGTTCGCGGCGAGCGGCGGCCGCGGCGCGGGACCGGCACGAGCCGGCTGCTGGGGCCGACCGACGTGTTGTTCGAGTATCGCGGCCTCGACGACACCGAGCGCACCACCGGCCTGCATTTCGACCCGCGTCCGACCCGGCTGTCGGTCAATGCCGCGACCTGGGAGCTCGATCTTGACCCGCACAAGACCAAATCGCTGTTTGTCGCCGTCTCCTGCAACCGGCCGGTGACGCAGAAGCCGGCGCGGTTCTTCCCCAGCCTTCTGGCCCATCGCCGCGAGATGCGGCGGCATGCGGTGGGTGCGGCCAGCATCGAGACCTCCAACAACATCTTCAACGAGGTGCTGTGCCAGGCCATGGCCGACCTCAACATGCTGACGACGGAGACGCCGCAGGGACGATACCCCTACGCCGGCATTCCCTGGTACTCGACGACGTTCGGCCGCGACGGGCTGATCACCGCGCTCCAGATGCTCTGGGTCGATCCGCGCGTCGCCAAGGGCGTGCTGCGGCGTCTTGCGCATTTCCAGGCCAAGGCGGTCGATCCGCTCGCCGACGCTGCGCCCGGAAAAATCCTGCACGAGATGCGCGGCGGCGAGATGGCGGCGCTGGGCGAGGTGCCGTTCTCGCAATATTACGGCAGCGTCGATTCGACCGCGCTGTTCGTCTTGCTGGCGGGCAGCTATTTCGAGCGCACCGGCGATGAGGCCACGTTGATCGAGCTGTGGCCGGCGATCGAGGCGGGACTGGCCTGGATCGACGGTCCCGGCGATCCCGACCAGGACGGCTTCGTCGAATACCAGCGCGCGACGGAGAAGGGGCTCGCCAACCAGGGCTGGAAGGATTCCTTCGACGCGATCTTCCATGCCGACGGCAAACTCGCGGAAGGCAACATCGCGCTCGCCGAAGTTCAGGGCTACGTCTACGCCGCCAAGCAGCTCGCCGCGCGTTGCGCGCTGCGGCTCGGCAAGCCGGACCGCGTGCGCAAACTCGAGGCCGAAGCCAAGGCGCTGGCCGAGCGCTTCGAGAAGGCGTTCTGGTGCGAAGAGCTCGGCACCTATGCGCTCGCACTCGACGGCAAGAAACGCCCCTGCAAGGTGCGGACCTCGAATGCCGGCCAGGTGCTGTTCAGCGGCATGATCCGCGAAGACCGCGCCCGTCTCGTCGCCGCCGATCTGATGCAGCCGCATTTCTTCTCGGGCTGGGGTATCCGCACCGTCGCGCAAGGCGAGGTGCGCTACAACCCGATGTCCTATCATGACGGGTCGATCTGGCCGCACGACAACGCGCTGATCGCGCTCGGGCTTGCGCGCTACGGCCTCAAGCATTCGGTGGCGCACGTCTTCAAGGGGCTGTTCGACGCGGCGACCTACATGGATCTGCGCCGGCTGCCCGAACTGTTCTGCGGCTTCCGGCGCGAGAAGCGGCGCGGTCCGACGCTGTATCCGGTCGCCTGCGCACCGCAGGCCTGGGCCAGCGCGACGCCGTTCACGCTGCTGGAGGCGGCTCTCGGCATCGAGTTCGACGTGGCGCGCGGCGAGATTCGGCTGCGCAATCCGCATCTGCCGGCGTTCCTGAACGAGGTGATCCTGCGCGATCTCAGGCTCGGCGAATCCAGCGTGGATCTGCGGGTCAGCCGTCACGGCGACGATGTGGCGCTGGAAGTGTTGCGCACGCGCGGCCAGATTCAGGTCTCGATCGTGCTGGCGCGCTAGCGGCGCGCCGTGAGGAGGGTGTGATGCGTGCGATCCGAACGCTGATCCTGGGCATGGCCATCGTCGCGGGCCTGGCGGTCGCGACCTCGCGCGCCGCGGAGGATCCACCCGCGGGCCAGAACGAGGCGAATGCACCGGCAACGGTGCAGCCGCCGGCCTCGACGGTTCCGGTCACCCCCAAGGACGCCGCGCCGCCACCGTCGGTCACCATCATCGGCGCGAGCGAGGCGCATGGCGTCCTCGGCCGCGACGTGCGCAGCGCCGCCGGCGAGGACATGGGACGTATCGTCGACGTCATCGTCGATCGCACCGGCCATGTGCGCGCCGCGGCGATCGATTTCGGCGGCTTCCTCGGCGTCGGCAGCCGCAAGATCGTGGTGGACTGGAACGCGCTGCGCTTCGGCAAGATTGCCAACAAGAAGGACAGCATCACGCTGGAATTGACCAAGGCGCAGGTCGCGGCCGCGCCGGAATACAAGGAAGACACGCCGATCGTCGTGCTCGGCGCATCCGGCAGCCTTCAACCGCTGCGAGCGATTCAGTGAGGTGCCGGGAGGGCTGACCGCCTGTGCTGCTGTTGTCGAGGAAGCCGAAACACGAAGATCGCGACGGCGGCGTCGAACAGGACAACGTTGTCGCGCCGCCGGCCGCGGGCCTTCCGGCGCCCTCGCGCCAGAGCCTGCGCGGCCTCGACTGGTTCATCTTCTTCCTCGCCGACGTGCAGACCGGATTCGGTCCCTTCATCGCGGTCTACCTGACGACGCAGAAATGGACTCAGGTCGAGATCGGCCTCGTGCTGTCGATCGGCGGCATCGTCGCCCTGATCGGCCAGATGCCCGGCGGCGCGATCATCGATGCGGCGAAATCGGAGCGGCTGGTCGCCGCCCTCGCGATCGCGACCATCGGCTGCTGCGCGCTGGCATATGCCGCGATGCCGATCTTCGCAGTCGTGGTGACCGCCGCCATCCTGCATGCGATGGCGAGCTGCGTGCTGGGCCCGGCGATCGCCGCGATCAGCCTCGGCCTCGTCGGCCCGTTCGCGATCGGCGAGCGTCTCGGACGTAACGCGCGCTTTGCCTCGCTGGGCAGCGGCATCGCGGCGGCCGTGATGGGGACCGTCGGCTATCTCCTGTCGAGCCGGGCGGTCTTCCTCGTGACCTTCCTGCTCGTGATCCCGACCCTGATCGCGCTCTCGCGCATCCGCGAGCATGAGGTCGATATCGCGCGCTGTCACGGCGAGATGCCGCGCGATTCGGCAGATCGCGGCGACACCAACGTCTGGCACCTGATCCGGCAGCGCCCGCTCATTGTCTTCGCGTTCAGCGTGCTGTTGCTGCAGCTCGCGAACGCCTCGATGATGCCGCTGATCGCAAGCGCCGTGACGGCGCGGTCGGCCCAGTGGGCGACGGTGCTGGTCGCCTTCTGCATCGTCGTTCCGCAAGCGATCGTGGCGCTGTTGTCGCCGACGGTCGGGCGCAAGGCGCAGCTCTGGGGCCGGCGGCCGCTGCTGCTGATCGGCTTCGGCGCGCTGGCGATTCGCGGCCTGTTGTTTGCAACCGTGCGCGATCCGTATCTCCTGGTGCTCGTGCAAGTGTTTGACGGCATTACCGCTGCCGTATTCGCGGTGATGGTCCCGCTGATCGTCGCCGACGTCGCCTTCGGCAGCGGCCATTTCAATCTGGCGCAGGGCATCGTCGGCACCGCAACGGGCATCGGCGCGTCGCTGAGTACGGTGCTTGGCGGCTATGTCAGCGACAAGTTCGGCAATGCGACCGCGTTCATCGGGCTGTCCGGCGTTGCCGCGGCGGGGCTCTTGCTCGTTCTCCTCGTGATGCCGGAAACACGGCGCACGGGTCTGGTTGCCACGAAGGAAATGGCCGGCTGAACGAATTCAGCCGGCCAAGTCGAATGGGTGGGGAGGAGGTCGAAGAGATCTCAGGCGTCGAGATTGTGCAGGCGCTGGCGGTTGCGCAGCACGATCTGGCGGGCGCCGGAAAAGCCCAGGATGCCCTGGGTGTGCAGTTGCGACAGCGCCCGCGACACGGTCTCGAGCGTGAGGCCGAGATAGTCGCCGATGTCGCGGCGGCACATCGGCAGCGCCATCATGCCGGCAACGGCGAGGCGACGGTCCATTTCGAGCAGGAAGGTTGCAACGCGCTCCATTGCGGTCTTGCGGCCCAGAAGCAGCATGTGGTCCTCGGCGTGGCGCAACTCGCCGGCGGTCATCGCCCAGAGCCTGCGGGCGACCTGCACGTCGACGCTGGCGGCCTTCTCGAGGCTGGCGCGCTTCACGAGACGCACGGTGGTGTCGATGATGGCTTCGGCGGCGAGGCGGTGGCTGGGGCCGGATTCGAGGCCGAACACGTCGCCCGGAAGATGGAAGGCGCCGATCTGGCGGCGGCCGTCGGAGAGAAGCTTGTAGCTGCGCACTGCGCCTGACACGACCTGGTAGACATATTCGGCCGGCTCGTCCTCGCCGTAGATTTCCTCGTCCTTGCGGTAGGAGAACTCGGTGGCGACGAGGCCGACATGGCCCGTGATCGCGCCGAACTGGTCGGTGACGGGATGGGCAGGGACAATCTTGTCGCGAACTTGCGTGTTGATCGCCGGGGTGTTGATCGTCTGGGTCAGCATCTGCGCCATCTCCGTTGTGAT
It encodes:
- a CDS encoding integrase core domain-containing protein; the encoded protein is MTELCDRYEISRKTGYKWLERYRLEGPGGLAERSHAARVHGRATPRHIVDAIVGLRLERPSWGPRKIVSRLEARQGDVDWPSASTAGEILKRAGLVSSRRVRRRAPPRMGQLTVPRHANHVWALDHKGWIRLGDGSRVEPFTVTDGFSRYLISLAATGSTQYGECQPLLERAFREYGLPQIIRSDNGSPFASTGTTGLTALSVWWIKLGIRHERIDPGHPQQNGRHERFHLTLLEAMRPPPPTRAAQARRFSAFARDYNEERPHEALGQRPPASCYQPSPREMPRRLPKPDYPSEAAVRQVRSNGEIKWRGDLIHICSALGGEAVAVEETEDGAWQVRFFDVPIGIIDQQTRKLRRCASAAPQLIKS
- a CDS encoding glycosyltransferase family 4 protein gives rise to the protein MRIAQVAPLTEAVPPKLYGGTERVVHWLTEELVALGHDVTLFASGDSHTSAKLDALWPRALRLDGSVRDPNALHMVLLERVRQKCDDEEFDFLHFHLDYYPWSLFHRQPTPFVTTLHGRLDLPEHQPVFNTFSKMPVISISNAQRRPVPQANWVTTIHHGLPENLLTPKPAKQEYLAVLGRIAPEKGVDRAIKIATHCGIPLKIAAKVDRADQDYYDELIRPMIENNPLIDFIGEIGDHEKSDFLSGALGLLLPIDWPEPFGLVMIEAMACGTPVVAFNRGSVPEIIDEGLTGFVVEDIISAAGVVNRLSQLDRTAIRKQFETRFTARRMALDYLAAYRSLTEAQAPRIKLVSSAE
- a CDS encoding ABC transporter ATP-binding protein; the encoded protein is MDHLSGYARRPFAFVLRYLRMRMASHLVILAAVVGAVACSVGTQYGVKSLVDALSAGPSQGGGVWLAFILLMSLIAADNFLWRIASWTASFTFVRVTGDLRRDIFRHLTGHAPSYFSDRMPGMLTSRITATSNAVFTVENMFVWNVLPPCIATVAAIALIGTVSPYMALGLIVIAGGMVVAMFHLAAAGKPLHDDFADKAAAVDGEMIDVISNMPLVRAFCGIGHEHERFDATVNRELTARSRSLRYLEKLRLLHAAVTVLLTIALMAWAITLWQKGQATTGDVVLVCTLGISILSATRDLAVALVDVTQHVARLTEAIATLLVPHDLRDHPEAEPLVKSGAAIAYNNVTFGYPGGDKIFERFSLRLQPGQRVGLVGQSGGGKSTLFTLLQRFYDTDVGSITIDGQDISMVTQQSLREAISVVPQDISLFHRSIRENIRYGRPNATDDEVLRAAIAARCDFIDGLPEGLDTMVGDRGVKMSGGQRQRIAIARAFLKDAPILLLDEATAALDSESEEAIREALSRLMRGRTVIAIAHRLATLRNFDRVVVLKNGKIIEDGSPDRLMQGHGPYRELVTQEMSRLAQAAA
- a CDS encoding amylo-alpha-1,6-glucosidase, giving the protein MSAEAVTQFIAVSQTVETVAEQTFYIPMTGPAARPRRSLKHDDTFIVLDSHGDIGASAGGPDGLFHYDTRYLARLELVLDDLQPLLLGSNLRDDNSALTVDLTNPDIFRQGRLVFQKDLLHIVRTIFLWRGSAYQRIGVQNHGDARASFELTLLFDNDFADLFEVRGERRPRRGTGTSRLLGPTDVLFEYRGLDDTERTTGLHFDPRPTRLSVNAATWELDLDPHKTKSLFVAVSCNRPVTQKPARFFPSLLAHRREMRRHAVGAASIETSNNIFNEVLCQAMADLNMLTTETPQGRYPYAGIPWYSTTFGRDGLITALQMLWVDPRVAKGVLRRLAHFQAKAVDPLADAAPGKILHEMRGGEMAALGEVPFSQYYGSVDSTALFVLLAGSYFERTGDEATLIELWPAIEAGLAWIDGPGDPDQDGFVEYQRATEKGLANQGWKDSFDAIFHADGKLAEGNIALAEVQGYVYAAKQLAARCALRLGKPDRVRKLEAEAKALAERFEKAFWCEELGTYALALDGKKRPCKVRTSNAGQVLFSGMIREDRARLVAADLMQPHFFSGWGIRTVAQGEVRYNPMSYHDGSIWPHDNALIALGLARYGLKHSVAHVFKGLFDAATYMDLRRLPELFCGFRREKRRGPTLYPVACAPQAWASATPFTLLEAALGIEFDVARGEIRLRNPHLPAFLNEVILRDLRLGESSVDLRVSRHGDDVALEVLRTRGQIQVSIVLAR
- a CDS encoding PRC-barrel domain-containing protein; translated protein: MRAIRTLILGMAIVAGLAVATSRAAEDPPAGQNEANAPATVQPPASTVPVTPKDAAPPPSVTIIGASEAHGVLGRDVRSAAGEDMGRIVDVIVDRTGHVRAAAIDFGGFLGVGSRKIVVDWNALRFGKIANKKDSITLELTKAQVAAAPEYKEDTPIVVLGASGSLQPLRAIQ
- a CDS encoding MFS transporter gives rise to the protein MLLSRKPKHEDRDGGVEQDNVVAPPAAGLPAPSRQSLRGLDWFIFFLADVQTGFGPFIAVYLTTQKWTQVEIGLVLSIGGIVALIGQMPGGAIIDAAKSERLVAALAIATIGCCALAYAAMPIFAVVVTAAILHAMASCVLGPAIAAISLGLVGPFAIGERLGRNARFASLGSGIAAAVMGTVGYLLSSRAVFLVTFLLVIPTLIALSRIREHEVDIARCHGEMPRDSADRGDTNVWHLIRQRPLIVFAFSVLLLQLANASMMPLIASAVTARSAQWATVLVAFCIVVPQAIVALLSPTVGRKAQLWGRRPLLLIGFGALAIRGLLFATVRDPYLLVLVQVFDGITAAVFAVMVPLIVADVAFGSGHFNLAQGIVGTATGIGASLSTVLGGYVSDKFGNATAFIGLSGVAAAGLLLVLLVMPETRRTGLVATKEMAG
- a CDS encoding helix-turn-helix domain-containing protein — protein: MLTQTINTPAINTQVRDKIVPAHPVTDQFGAITGHVGLVATEFSYRKDEEIYGEDEPAEYVYQVVSGAVRSYKLLSDGRRQIGAFHLPGDVFGLESGPSHRLAAEAIIDTTVRLVKRASLEKAASVDVQVARRLWAMTAGELRHAEDHMLLLGRKTAMERVATFLLEMDRRLAVAGMMALPMCRRDIGDYLGLTLETVSRALSQLHTQGILGFSGARQIVLRNRQRLHNLDA